The following are from one region of the Clostridia bacterium genome:
- a CDS encoding beta-galactosidase has product MYLGVDYYPEHWDRDMVDDDMRRMGEMGANIIRIGEFAWHMMESSEGHFDFSFFDMVISKAKEHNLKIMFGTPTATFPAWLAAKHPSILSKDEYGHIRVFGGRRQYCFNSQTYREYSSKIVEKLVSHYRTEEAVIAWQIDNEFGHEGSDMCYCEQCCDGFRKFLKDKYKDVETLNKIYGTIFWGQTYNSFDEIPMPQPTITTHNPSLRLDWARFRCYSVNSFGKLQINLVKEHKGAHQQVTHNFSGGFFDKSYDLNIMAAELDFAAYDNYPVWGGLMEPLAPAHIAMTHDYIRGLKKKNYWIVEELMGAQGHNVIGYLPRPEQAKLWAYQAMAHGCENLLFFRWRGMTRGAEQFCLGIIDQDNETGRKFYEVQSFMEDVRKYERVLQSEIKSDIAVLYDFDNIWSWHCQQQSSEFDFTNELVRLYTPFYSLNAGMDVVSTRVGFSDYKVLIVPVMQIIDEELSERLREFAAKGGTVLFSFRSGVKDRNNNINFGQVFPCNIRDFAGICIKEAESLQAGQEVQILGQGKHNGRSGYCRVWRDIITTESAEALYNYSDRFYSQNACITVNEYIKGKVYYIGGGADGETLKSIAKEIVSYCGIRHLESPEGLEAYTRDCDGEEWLIMCNHTDREIVYGDIIYKPFESRITLKGRV; this is encoded by the coding sequence GTGTACTTGGGAGTGGATTATTATCCTGAACATTGGGATAGAGACATGGTGGATGATGATATGAGACGGATGGGTGAAATGGGAGCTAATATCATCCGTATCGGAGAGTTTGCCTGGCATATGATGGAGAGCTCGGAGGGACACTTTGACTTTTCATTTTTTGATATGGTTATCAGTAAGGCCAAGGAGCATAATCTCAAGATAATGTTTGGGACTCCCACGGCCACATTTCCTGCATGGCTTGCTGCAAAACACCCGTCAATTCTATCAAAGGATGAATATGGTCATATCAGGGTGTTTGGGGGCAGAAGGCAGTATTGCTTTAATTCACAGACTTATAGAGAATACAGCAGCAAAATTGTAGAGAAGCTGGTTTCTCACTATAGAACTGAGGAAGCTGTAATTGCATGGCAGATTGACAATGAATTCGGTCATGAAGGCAGTGATATGTGCTATTGTGAACAGTGCTGCGACGGTTTCAGGAAGTTTTTGAAGGATAAATACAAGGATGTTGAAACACTGAATAAGATTTATGGAACAATTTTCTGGGGACAGACCTATAATTCCTTTGATGAGATTCCGATGCCCCAGCCAACAATTACTACCCATAATCCTTCACTCAGACTGGATTGGGCAAGATTTAGATGTTACTCAGTAAACAGCTTTGGAAAGCTCCAGATTAATCTGGTAAAGGAGCATAAGGGAGCCCATCAGCAGGTCACTCATAACTTTTCGGGAGGTTTCTTTGACAAGTCGTATGATCTGAATATAATGGCGGCGGAGCTGGATTTTGCAGCCTATGACAACTACCCTGTCTGGGGAGGCTTGATGGAACCGCTGGCACCGGCGCATATTGCCATGACTCATGACTATATCAGAGGGTTAAAGAAGAAAAATTACTGGATTGTGGAAGAACTCATGGGTGCTCAAGGACATAATGTGATAGGCTACCTGCCCCGACCTGAGCAGGCTAAGCTGTGGGCTTACCAGGCAATGGCCCATGGCTGTGAAAATCTGCTTTTCTTCAGGTGGAGGGGAATGACACGGGGAGCGGAACAGTTCTGCCTAGGAATAATAGATCAGGACAATGAGACAGGCAGGAAGTTTTATGAAGTGCAGTCCTTTATGGAAGATGTGCGTAAGTATGAAAGGGTGCTGCAGAGTGAAATCAAATCAGATATTGCGGTACTGTATGATTTTGATAATATCTGGTCCTGGCATTGCCAGCAGCAGTCTTCCGAATTTGATTTCACCAATGAACTGGTGCGATTATATACCCCATTTTACAGCTTGAATGCAGGCATGGATGTAGTGAGCACTAGAGTAGGCTTTTCTGACTATAAGGTGCTTATCGTACCTGTGATGCAGATTATAGATGAGGAGCTTTCCGAACGCCTCAGGGAATTTGCGGCAAAGGGCGGCACTGTCCTATTTTCCTTCAGGTCAGGAGTTAAAGACAGGAATAATAATATAAATTTTGGGCAAGTATTTCCATGTAATATAAGAGATTTTGCAGGAATTTGTATAAAGGAAGCAGAATCCTTACAGGCAGGACAGGAAGTGCAAATCCTTGGGCAGGGAAAGCATAATGGCAGGAGCGGATACTGCCGGGTATGGCGTGATATAATAACCACTGAATCCGCAGAAGCTCTGTATAATTACTCTGACAGATTTTACAGCCAGAATGCCTGTATAACGGTAAATGAGTATATTAAGGGAAAGGTTTACTATATAGGCGGTGGAGCAGATGGTGAGACACTGAAGAGCATTGCCAAGGAAATAGTTTCATATTGCGGCATCCGCCATTTGGAATCCCCGGAAGGGCTGGAAGCTTATACAAGAGATTGTGATGGGGAAGAGTGGCTTATCATGTGCAATCATACTGATAGGGAAATTGTGTATGGCGATATAATATATAAACCATTTGAGAGCAGGATAACTTTGAAAGGAAGAGTTTAA
- a CDS encoding LacI family DNA-binding transcriptional regulator, translated as MATLKDIAKLAGVSLATVSRVLNHDASLNVSDDTRKKIFEVAEELGYQTMRQRSRNLNKRIRIGVIHWYSQKDELGDPYYLSVAKGIENECFNKKVEFASIFKDGEKYATGELDDLDGFIAIGKFSQEDIQGLSMFSKNIVFIDSSPNEKVYDSVVVDIKSATREVLEHMFGRGHRRIGFIGGREYVGKQKEPLVDERERTYRDFTKDKGIYDERNIYIGSFTTEAGYSMMKKAIEKGEIPTVFFVASDSMAMGVIQALYESGLNVPHDVGIVSFNDIHTSKYLIPPLSTVRVHTEFMGVTAVGLLLERIKEKRDIAKKVILPTELIIRESYR; from the coding sequence ATGGCTACTTTGAAAGACATTGCAAAACTGGCAGGAGTATCATTGGCAACAGTATCTCGGGTATTGAACCATGATGCAAGTCTCAACGTTTCTGATGATACAAGAAAAAAGATTTTTGAAGTAGCAGAAGAATTGGGATACCAGACTATGAGGCAAAGAAGCAGAAACCTCAATAAGAGGATTAGAATAGGAGTCATTCACTGGTATTCGCAAAAAGACGAGCTTGGAGATCCCTATTATCTTTCTGTGGCTAAGGGAATTGAAAACGAATGCTTCAATAAGAAGGTTGAATTTGCTTCTATTTTTAAAGATGGGGAAAAATATGCCACAGGTGAGCTTGATGACCTGGACGGCTTCATTGCTATAGGAAAGTTCAGTCAAGAGGATATACAGGGACTTTCAATGTTTTCCAAGAACATAGTCTTTATTGATTCCTCACCCAATGAAAAGGTATATGATTCAGTAGTCGTTGATATAAAGAGCGCAACCAGGGAAGTGCTGGAGCATATGTTCGGTCGCGGACACAGAAGGATAGGCTTTATCGGAGGAAGGGAGTATGTGGGCAAGCAAAAGGAACCTTTAGTGGATGAGCGGGAAAGGACATACCGTGATTTTACCAAGGATAAAGGCATATATGACGAGAGGAATATCTATATTGGTTCTTTTACAACGGAGGCGGGCTACAGCATGATGAAGAAAGCCATTGAAAAAGGGGAAATCCCTACTGTATTTTTTGTGGCCAGTGATTCAATGGCAATGGGTGTCATACAGGCGTTGTACGAATCGGGCTTAAATGTACCTCATGATGTCGGCATAGTAAGCTTTAATGATATTCATACTTCCAAGTATCTGATACCTCCCCTCAGCACTGTTAGAGTACATACGGAATTCATGGGAGTGACTGCAGTAGGACTGCTGCTGGAGAGAATAAAGGAAAAAAGGGATATAGCCAAAAAGGTCATACTTCCTACAGAGCTTATTATTCGAGAAAGCTACAGATAG